The Triticum aestivum cultivar Chinese Spring chromosome 3A, IWGSC CS RefSeq v2.1, whole genome shotgun sequence genome includes a region encoding these proteins:
- the LOC123060136 gene encoding 1,4-dihydroxy-2-naphthoyl-CoA thioesterase 1 gives MAAKKPSSAIDMAELDPVLHGVGFEMQEVSPSLLSGRLPVTERCCQPFKVLHGGVSALVAEGLASMGAHMASGYRRVAGVHLAINHFRSAALGDVVLARAVPVHLGRSTQVWEVKLWKMDPSEEGKKGPQISESRVTLLCNLPVPDNLHHAGDALKKYAAAATTPTPTSKL, from the exons ATGGCGGCGAAGAAGCCGAGTAGTGCTATCGACATGGCGGAGCTGGACCCGGTGCTGCACGGGGTGGGCTTCGAGATGCAGGAGGTGTCGCCGTCGCTGCTCTCCGGCCGGCTCCCGGTCACGGAGCGCTGCTGCCAGCCGTTCAAGGTGCTGCACGGCGGCGTGTCGGCGCTGGTGGCGGAGGGCCTGGCCAGCATGGGCGCGCACATGGCGTCCGGCTACCGCCGCGTCGCCGGCGTGCACCTCGCCATCAACCACTTCCGCAGCGCCGCCCTCGGCGACGTCGTCCTCGCGCGCGCCGTCCCCGTCCACCTCGGGCGCTCCACCCAG GTGTGGGAGGTGAAGCTGTGGAAGATGGACccgtcggaggaggggaagaagggcCCGCAGATCTCCGAGTCCAGGGTCACGCTGCTCTGCAACCTGCCCGTGCCGGACAACCTGCACCACGCCGGCGACGCCCTCAAGAAGTACGCTGCCGCAGCAACGACCCCCACCCCCACCAGCAAACTGTAA